Genomic segment of Luteolibacter sp. Y139:
GCGCCCGGGATTCGGGCGGTAGGATGAAGGCGCGGGAGAAGACCGGGGCGAACGCCATTTTGCGACGGGGAATCGTGGCGGGCGGAGGCTGTTTCACCGACAGGGAAGGGGGCGCTTTGGGAGCGGTTTTCCTTCCCCAATCCTTTCTCCGGAACACGTGAAGGAATGCTCCGCAGCATTTTGCTAATCGTTCGGATACGTTCTCGAAATCTTAATAGATGCAATTCGCAACGTCTGAGTCAGAGATGTCACGAATAGCACCAAAGTCGTACTTCCAAAATCCTGCCAAGCTATCATAGAAGTAATAAGGCAGCGAAAGGTTGTAGCCTTCCGAGATCGCGCCGTTGCCCGTCACCACTGTCGCATTCCGCGCATGAAAACGAACCTGACCGCCGGCCTGGTGCTGGCACTCACCCTTGCTTCCGGCCTATGCGCCGAGGAAGCGTCTCCCGAGATCGCCGGTCTGGAGAAGACCGCCAAGGATTTCGTGGCCGCCTATAACAAGAAGGACGCTGCGGCCCTGGCTGCGCTCTTCACTGAGACAGGCGAAATCACCGATCTCGACGCCACCGACATCACCACCGGCCGAGAGGACATCCAAGCCCGCTATCAAGCCATCTTCGAAGCACCTGATGCTCCCCAGATTTCGATCGATGTGGATTCCGTGCGGCTCGTTGGCAAGGACCTCGCCATCGAGGACGGCACGGTTCACGCCACTCCACCGGGCGACGACGATGTGGCGACGTCGATGGACTACACCGCGGTGCTTCAGAAAGGTGAAGACGGTGCGTGGCGGATCGCCAGCACGCGCGATCGCGAGGACTCTTCCGATGCCGCTGGTCAGCTGGCGGAACTGGCCAAGGCACTGAAGGGCGACTGGACGGCGACCCGCGAGGGCCTGCGGCTCGACATCGCCTTCGGCTGGGATGACTCCGGGAATTTCCTGGTTGGCGAGATGCTCGCGACCGCGGCGGACGCCAAGCCGGTGAAGACGACCATTCGCATCGGCTGGGACCCGTCGCGGAAGACGATCACGTGGTGGAACTTCGATGACGGCGGCGGATTTTCGAAAGGCGACTGGACGCCGGTGGATGACGGCAAGTGGCTGATCCGCACCGAGGGTGTCACGGAGGATGGCGAAGTCACGAGCGCCAACCAGACGCTTACCTTTGATGGGCCGGATGCCTTCGTGTGGGACGCCGGCGAACGGCTTGTGGATGGCGAGAAGCAGCCGGACGTGGAAATGCGAGTCGTCCGGCAGACTCCGGAACCTGGCGCCCAATAAAACCTTCAACCTCCTCAGACCATGAAAGCTTCAATCTTCAATTGGATCGTAGTCGCAATCATCGGCATGTCCTTCATCGCCGCTGATGTCGAGGCGCGTGGCGGCGGACGCGGGGGTGGCGGTGGTGCCCGTGGTGGTGGCGGCGGTGGCCGCAGCATGTCGCGCGGAGGTGGTGGCGGCGGGTTTAGTGGCGGCGCATCCCGCAGCCCGTCTCGCAGCTATAGCGGCGGCGGCTCGCGGAGTACCAGTTCCGCGCGGCGCAGTCCGGCGACGGGCTCGAAGGTCCAGTCGCGGCCTTCCTCTAAGCCGTCAGGTTCCAGCCGTCCTTCAGCGTCGCGGCCGTCGGCTTCCACGCGTCCGTCTACCCGTCCTTCGCCGGGTGGTGGAGGTGCTGGTGGCGCGGGACGCCCTGATGCCGGTGGTGGAGCTGGTTCCCGTCCGGGTGGACCGAATGCCAGCCGGCCGGGAGGGGCAACGAAGCCTTCCACCTTGCCCGGCATGGTGGGTTATCCGAGCAAGCCCGGCGGACCGGGTGGTGCTGGCGGGATCGGAGGAGCCGGTCGTCCTGGTGGACCGGGTGGGCCCGGCGGTCCGGGAGGGGCTGGTCGCCCCGGTGGACCGGGTGGGCCTGGGGGCATTGGCGATGCCGGTCGTCCCGGAGGTCCAGGTGGTCCTGGAGGAGCGGGCCGTCCCGGTGGGCCGGGTGGTCCCGGAGGACCGGGGGGCGTTGGCCGACCCGGAGGTCCAGGCGGACCTGGAGGTGTCGGACGTCCCGGTGGACCCGGTGGCGTGGGACGCCCCGGCGGCATCGGTGGCGTGGGCCGTCCCGGTGGCATTGGTGGTCTCGGCGGCGTCGGGGTTGCCGGTGGCATTGGAGGCCTCGGCGGGGTTGGTGGAATTGGTCGACCTGGTGGTATCGGCGGAGTTGGCGGCGTCGGTGGAATCGGCGGCGGCTGGGATGGTAACAAGTGGGGGGGTAACAGTGGTATTTGGGGAAATGGCAACAATTTCACCAATATCAACATCGATAATAACTTCCGGCATAACAATAATTTCGCCGGTGGTCCGGGGCATTGGGGCGGTCACCCGTGGTGGGGCGCCGGTCATTGCCACGGCTGGCATCACGGCCACTGGGGCTGTGGCTGGAACAGTGGCTACTGGCACAGCAACTGGTGGTGGGATGATGATGACGACTTCGGCCAGGGCTTCATGTGGGGCATCGCGGCCTGGAGCCTGGGCAGCATGATCTACAACACGGGCTACCAATCGTACAGCAACCCGTATCCTGCCCCGCCGGTGCAGAACTCGACGGTGGTCTATACCCAGCCGATGTCGGTCACGGCCGCGGCCAATCCGCCGGGCGATGAGAAGACGGTGGCTGCTGCCGACACCAAGGCGGAAGATGACATGGATGTCTCCCGTGCCGCCTTCAAGAACGGCGACTACACCGCCGCGCTGAGATCCGCCGATGAGGCGATCGCGGCCACGCCGAGCGATGTGAGCCTCCACGAGTATCGCGCGCTGTGCTTCTTCGCGCTCGGGAAATATGCGGACGCCGCCGGCGTGCTGAATCCGGTGCTGGCCTCCGGTCCGGGCTGGAGCTGGGACACGATGGTGGGCTTCTACGGTAGCTCCAGTAGCTACGAACAGCAGCTGCGCAAGCTGGAAGCATGGGTGAAGGCCAGCCCCGACAAGGCGGAAGGTCACTTCCTGCTCGGCTACCACTACCTCGTGTGCGGGCACATGGAGAAGTCCTACGAGCAATTCGACCAGACCGCGAAGCTGCAGCCGGCCGATGGCATCGCCCGCCAGCTCCGCGACCTGACGAAGAACTCGCTGCCTGACGACGGCGAGTCGGACGCGGCCCGTCCGCCGAAGCCGGATCCGATTCCGAAGGAAAAGCTGACCGGCACGTGGACCTCGGACGCGTCCGGCGGCAAGATCACCTTCAAGCTGCAGGATGACGGCAACTTCGTCTGGAGCTTCGCCGGCAAGGAACAGAACTCCGAGATGAAGGGGACCTGGGGTCTCAACGACAAGGGCCTGCTGGTGATGAACGCCGAGGGCTCGCAGATGGTCACCGCCGTCTCCCTCGAGGGCGAGAAGTCCATGAAGTTCGTCATCGTCGGTGGTCCGACGGGTGACCAGGGCCTCACCTTCAACAAAGGCTAATCCATTCCCATCGGGCCGGGGCGGTGATGTTGCCGCCCCGGCCTGCATTTTCCCCTCCTACCTATGAAATCGTTCCTCGCCATTATTCTAACAGCTCTGATCCCGCTTTCAGGATTGCTGACAAGCTGTGCCTCGATGGGTGCTTCCAGCACTGAGCCACTTTTGTCCGCTGCGGGCTTCCACGTGAAGACTCCGGAGACCTCGGCCCAGAAGGCCATCTACGCCGAACTCCCGCCGTACAAGGTGCAGCGGGGAACCCATCAGGGGAAAGTCTTCTACGCTTACAAGAACGAGAAAGAAGGCGTGGCCTATGTGGGCGGCGAGGCGGAATACCAGAAATACCAGAAGCTTGCCGTGGAGCGGAGCATCGCCCGCCACCAGTATGAGGCGGCGCAAATGAACCAGTCGCTGTCCTATCGCTGGTACGGTGCCTATCCGGGGTATTACGGGCGCTACTATTAATCAATCAATCTGCCGAGATCGAGAGCTCCGAGAATCCCTTCCCCATGTCGCCATGAACGGAACCACCATTCACCTCGTCGATGACGATGCCGGCCTGCGCAAGGCCATCTCCCGCCTCTTATGGGCGGAAGGATACGATGTACGGGCCTTTGCCAGCGCCGCCGAATTCCTCGACGCTTGTCACACGGGGGAGATCGAATGCTTGCTGTTAGATGTATCGATGCCGGATCTCGATGGTCTCGAGCTCCAGCGCCGGCTCGTGCGCTCCGGAGCTACGGTGCCGATCGTATTTCTCACCGGGCACGGCGACATCCCGATGTCGGTGCGTGCGGTGAAGGCGGGGGCGGTGGACTTTCTCACCAAACCGGTGGACGGATACGAGCTGCTGGAAGCGGTCAGGGCGGCGCTTGTCCAATCGGGCGTGGACCGCAACGACCGTGAAGAGACTTCCCGGATTGCCGGCCGCTTCAGCCGGCTCACGCCGCGGGAGCGCGAGGTGCTGGAAGGGGTGGTCGCCGGCAAGCCGAACAAGATTATCGCCGCCGAACTCGGAACCTGCGAGCAGACGGTGAAGGTCCACCGGGGCCGTGTGATGGAGAAAATGGGGGCGGAGTCGCTGGCGGACCTGGTGCGCGCGGCTGACCGGATCGGTGCCCTGAAGAAGCTGGCGGTCTGCAAGGCGGGATGAAGTTTTGCGTGTATGCCCTGACCATCGCCGCCGGTGGAGCGGCGATGGGGCGGGATTTGAATGGCTTGGCCTCGCGTGGCAGTGCCGGTGGGGCGGGGGATAGTGAGGGGAATAGTACCATGGTCTAATGGAACCGTGCGCTGAATTGCGATGGTATGTCCGTGTGAACCGCCTTCCTGTGATCGCCGTCCTCGATGACGAGCCGAAGCTGCGGAAGGCATTGCGCCGGCTGCTGGTCGCGCATGGATTCGCGGTGGTCACTTTCGAGCGGGGCGAGGATGTGGTTGCTGCTCTGACGGCACAGCCGCTGGATTGCCTGCTCCTGGATCTCCACATGGAAGCGACGAATGGCTTCGACGTGTTGGAGGCCATGGCCGACCGCGGGCTGACCACCCCGGTGATAGTCATCACCGGTCACGGCGAACCCGACACCGCCGAGCGCGTGATGACGATGGGTGCCGCCTCTTATCTCAACAAGCCGGTCGATGAATCGGCGCTGCTCGCTGCCATCGGCGATGCGATTGGAACCCGCTCTACCCCTTGGAATTCTCACCCATGAAAGGACGTTTCGCTGTTGCTTCCCTTGTTTGTGCCCATTTGCTGTTAGGTTCGCTGTCGCTGCTGAATACCGGTTGCACCGGCTATGCCGACGTATCGGAGCGTGATCCTGAGTTGCTTTCGATCCGGTCGACCTCGGGGCCCTTGGCTGAGGCGGGACGGAAGATCAGCGTGGCGCTGAAGGCCGAGAAGAAGAACCCGGCGGCGGCAGTCGGCGACCTGCTGGTGGCGGCGCGTCACGCGGCGGAACAGCTCCAGAAGGTTCCCGGCGACACGGAGGCGCAGACGACGTACAACTATGCGGTTTCCCGCGTCTTCGAGGTGCTCAAGGAGTCATCGCTCGATCCATGGACGAGGCCGCTCACCGTTCCCACGCCGGAGGGCGAGATCGTGCTGACCCACAAGCCCGACCCCCGGCCGGGCTGGAAGCCGGAACTCTTTGACTTCACTCCGGCGGATCGTATCGACCTGAAGGGGAGCTACGTGAAGAATCGTACCACGCGCCCGGGCATCGGTGCGCCGCTGGTGGCAAGAGGGAAAGGCGTGAACGAGCGGATGAAGCAGGACTTCACCATTCCGCGCATTTATTACGGGGTGACGGCTGTTGTTCGTTTCGAGGGCAAAAAGGCCGTGGTTTCCTTTGAGGATCCGCTGGCGGTGGAAAAGGTCAATTTCGCCGGGCACGAGCAGACCCTGGCGGCGGATTTCACCGTGCCGCTCGCGGTGATGCTTGCCAGCACCAAGCCGCGGAAGTTCGAGATCATGCGGATGCTGAAGCCGGCAGAGTATGCCGAGACGGCCCGGATCGCGCGGCTTCAGCCCTATGACCCGGACAAGACCGTGGTGCTGGTCATTCACGGGCTGATGGACTCGGAGGCGACCTGGACTCCGATGATCAATACCCTCCGTGGCGACCCAGAGATCCGGAAGAACTTCCAATTCTGGTTCTACAGCTATCCGAGCGGCTATCCCTATCCCTACTCTGCGGTACTGCTGCGGAAGGAACTGGATGCGATCCAACAGCGCTACCCGCTCAAGAAGAAGATGGTCTTGATCGGCCACAGCATGGGCGGGTGCATCAGCCGACTTCTGATCACGGATACCGGAGACCAGCTCTGGAAGGACTTGTTCAAGAAGGCACCGGCAGACACCCATCTCTCGGAGGAAAGCAGGAAGCTCTTCAGCGACGCAGTGATTTTCAAGCACCGCCTGGAAGTGGGCCGGGTCATCTTCGTGGCCGCGCCGCTCAAGGGGAGCAATCTGGCCAGCGGTCGTCTGGTTCGCTGGGCATCCGGGCTCATCAAGTCGCCCGTGACGCTTTTGAAAGCGGGTAGCGAGGCGCTCCAGTCCACGACCTTCGACGAAGGGGATTTGAAGTTGACGCGCATTCCCAGCAGCGTCGATACGCTCACGCCTAACAACCGCTTCGTGAAGGCGATCAACCGGGTGCCGATCACGCCGGGCATCCCCTACCACACGATCATCGGCGACCGCGGAAAAGGGGACAGTCCCAACTCCAGCGATGGCGTGGTTCCCTACTGGAGCTCGCACATGGACGGAGGTGTCTCGGAAAAGATCGTCCCATCCGGTCACAGCGCCCACCAGAACGACGAGGCGATCGCGGAGGTCCGCCGCATCCTGCTGCTCCACCGCGGCCTCTGAGTGGGGCGCATTCATCCACTATACCATCTCCAACCCCAATAGAACAGAACCATGAAACGCATCCTCCATTCGCTGAAGGCCGCCGCCGGCCTCATTCTCGCGAGCATGACGCTGAGCCAGTGTGCCACCGGGCCGACCTCCTCGGGGGCCAGTGCTTCGCAGATCTCGTCCGATTCGCGCGTTGCCTTGAGGCAGCTGTATGCCTCGAATCCGAAGGCGCGGCAGCTCGGATCGCATGCCAAGGGGATCCTTGTCTTCCCGAGCATTGCCAAGGGCGGCTTTATCGTTGGCGGCATGGGTGGCAATGGTGCGTTGATCCGTCCCGACGGTAGCATTCAGGACTACTACCAGACCGGCGGCCTTTCCTATGGCCTGCAGGCGGGGGTGCAGAAGTATGGCTATGCCCTCTTCCTGATGGATCGCGAGGCCTTCGCGAACATCAACCGGGCGGACGGCTGGGAAGTCGGCAGCAGCCCGAGCCTGACGGTGGTCGACAAGGGGATGGCCAGTTCGCTTTCCACGACGACCATCGACAAGGGCACCTATGCCTTCTTCTTCAATCAGACCGGCCTGATGGGCGGCCTGGGCCTGCAGGGCTCCAAGATCACCCGCATCCATCCCGGCCGCTAACGGCCCGGATGCGGGCGACGCATGCCGGAACGGGAAGCCCGGCATGCGTCGAGTCCTGCAAGCAAGCTTCCCTCATTGCACCAAGGTGCAATGGCCCTGCGCTGCGGGCTTTGGCAGCGTCGACGACGGAGATTTTTACTTAATGACAACAGATCCTTTCATGACCTCATCCCGATCCATTCTTCGTGGCACGCTGATCGCCGGTGCCTGTGCTTCCTTCGGCTTGCTCGCTTCCTGCGGCAGTTCCGGTGGCAACAGCAGCGGGCGCGGTGCCTTCCTCGATAAAACCACAGCGACGCCGGAGTTCCAGAGAACCGATGTCCAACAGCGATACTCCTCGGTCTATGTCGCGCCGGTCGATATCTCGCGGCTGGCGAAGCAGGATTGGTGGCAGAACCAGAACGCACGGATGAAGTCGGACGTGCTGGCGAAGGACGCGCGGAAGCTCGGCAAGAAGCTGGAGGACTCGCTCAAGCGCGAAATTCTCGCTTATCCGGGCAACCGGCTGAGCATTGCCTCGCACCCGGGGCCGAAGACGCTGACGATCGAAACCGCGATCACCGAACTGGTGCCGTCCAAGGCTTATTGGAATGCCGGGGCGACTGCTGCCGGTTTCGTCGTCCCCGGGGCGGGCCTGCTCAGCGCTGCCGGCAGTGGCAGCATCGCGGTCGCGGGCCGGGCCAAGGATAGCAACGGCACGGTGGCGACCTTTTCCGACCGCCGCAGCGATCCACTCTCGCCGATCAACATGAGAGGCTACCAGTGGTACGGCGGCGCGGAGAAGAACATCGAGATCTGGGCGAAGAAGGGATCCGAATTCCTTCATGCTCCGCCAGGATCGACCGTCAAGCGTGCGTCTTCTGTGACGCTCAATCCCCTATAACAATCCATTCAGTGAACCCATGAAACGGACTTTCGTCTTCCTCTACCTCATGGCCGCCGGATTTGCGGTAGCCCAGGATACCGCTACCGCCGACCTTGAAGAGCGCCGGCAATCGGTGGTGACCCTCAAACAACACCTTGCCATGCGCGAAGAACGCCTCGCCGAGGTGGCCGCGGAGATCCGCCAGCGCGGGGAGGCGACGGACAAGAAGATCGGGCGGATCGTGGACATGCTCACGAGCCTGAAGGATTCGCAGTCGTCCAAGCGGCGCGTGGCCGACGTGAAGGGAGAGGCGATCGCCGGGCTCAAGCGGATGCTGGATGTGTACAAACGCGAGCGGAATGCGATCGTCCAGAAGATCAGGAGCGACAACTCCGCACCCGCGGAGGCGCTGATGAAGGACATGGAGGCGATCGACAAGCTCTCCGAGAAGCGGGTGGGTCAGATCGTGGATCTGGTGAAGTCGATGCCCGGTGGCGAAGACATCTCGAAGTATGAGCGGGACGGCAGCTACGAGTACAACGGCGTGGCCTACGAGAACAGCCGCATCAGCGAGGAGTGGCGGCAAAACCGCCGCGACAAGGTGGAGACCGAGAAGCAGCGCAACGAGGCCCAGGAGGCACTCAAGAAGGCCATCGATGATCTTGAACGTCGGCAGGCAACCCTCAAGTCCCAGCTTGCCGACGGGAAGCTGAACGAGACGGAGAAAGAACTCTATGAGCAGGAACTCGGTCATGTGAGCTCGCTGGTGGATGTCCGCAAGTCGCAGCTGCTGGCGGTGGCGGCGCCTTCCGCCGCGGGCACGAATGCCGCGTCGAAAGGAGAGGCGGACGACCTGACGCAGCTATTCCAGGATGCGCGGAAGGACATCGCCGAGGACTTTGCCAAGACCGTGCGCCTGTATCACTCCGCGGCCGCCGAGCGGGAAAAGATTCACGAGGTGAAGGAGAACTTGGCCGCACGCGAGAAGTGGCTCCAGGAGAACGATCCCGAAGCGAAGAAGAAGGAGAAGAGCGAATAACCTAACATTGCTGCTGCCATGAGCCTTGCCAACCGGCTTTCGAATCACTTCAGCGCCTGCCGACTCGTCAGCCTGGCGAAGGTCAAGGGGGCATCGGAGTTTCCCAATCGCGATTCCCGCGGGCCCTACGTCATCATGCAGCACGGCTACGAGCCGGGCGACGCGACGATGACGGGGGCCGACTACATCCTCGGCCGCTCCGGGGCGTGGCTGGGCACTCACTGGTTCATTCGCATGCCGGTGCCGGAGCGCCGGAAGGAATTCCTTTTCAGCACGGTGGCGGAGGTGATGGAGATGATGGAGAACCTTACCAGCAAGGTGGAGGTGATCCGCGACAAGCCTGACAATGTTTCCGGGGATGCTCCGGCGGACGAGGAAATGCAGAAGGCGCTCACCGAATCCTGAATTACCCTGTCTGCGATGAAATACAACCTGGACCCCGACCGGAAGATCTGCCTCGACGTGAACGACAAGGATACCGTGGAATTCAAGCTCCGCGATATCCTGGTCCCGCCCGACACGAAGATCTCGTTGAAGAAGGATTATGATCCGGATTTTACGGGAGGTTTTGAGGACAAGGCCGGCGCGCTGGAGCGCGTCGCCTCAAACGTGCAGCGCCTTTCCGAACTTCAAGAGAAGCTCTACGCGCAGGACGTCTATGGCATCCTGATCATCTTCCAGGCGATCGATGCGGCGGGGAAGGACGGGGCGATCCGCCATGTGATGTCGGGGGTGAATCCGCAGGGATGCAGTGTCACCAGCTTCAAGGCACCCTCGTCCGAGGATCTGGACCACGACTACCTGTGGCGCGCCACGAAGGCACTGCCGGCCCGCGGGATGATCGGGATCTTCAATCGCTCCTACTACGAGGAAGTGCTCGCGGTGAAGGTGCATCCCGAGTTTCTCGCCAAGCAGAACCTGCCCGGCAAGCCCGGTGGCAAGGCCTTCTGGGAACGCCGCTACAAGGAGATCAACCGCTTCGAGAAATATCTCACCAGCAACGGCATCATCCCGATCAAGTTCTTCCTCAATCTTTCGAGGAAGGAGCAGAAGAAGCGATTTCTCGCCCGGATCGATGAGCCGAAGAAGAATTGGAAATTCTCCGTGGCGGATTTCAAAGAGCGGGAGCGGTGGGATGATTACCAACAGGCCTTCGAGGACATGCTGAACCATACCAGCACCGAGCAAGCGCCGTGGTTCGTGATCCCCTCCGATAACAAGTGGTTCGCGCGGCTCGCGATCTCCGAGTCGATTTGCACCGTGCTGGAACGCCTCAAGCTCAAGTTCCCGGACATCGGCGATGAGCGCCGCGCCGAACTCCAGCGGATCCGCGAAGAGCTGCTGAAAGACTGATTCAAATTTTCACTCCAATGGATCGCCCTACCTCCAGTCGTCCCGGTCTTTTGGGAAGCCTCTTGCTTCTCGCCGCGGTGATGCCTCTCTCTTCCTGCAAGAAGGATGAAGCCGCAGCCTCTGCAGCGCCGCCACCCGCCGTTCTTACAGCACCTGCGACCAGTCGCAGCGTGAACATTGTCCGGACCTGGACCGGTGCGCTCGATGGTTCGAAGAACGTCGATATCCGGCCGCGGGTTTCCGGTTACCTGCTCTCGCGGGGCTACGAGGAGGGCAAGACGGTGAAGAAGGGGGATGTCCTGTTTACCATCGATCCCCGTCCACTCGAGGCAGAGCTGCAACAGGTGGAAGCGGATCATTTGATGGCCGTGGCCCAACAGACGAAGGCCGAGCAGGACGTCGCTCGCTATCGCCCGCTGGCTGAGAAAAACGCGATCAGCCGTGAGGATCTCGAACACGCGATCCAATCCCAGGAAGCGGCCAATGCCAAGGTCGCGGCGGCGCTGGCGGTGATCGCACAGGCGAAGCTGAATCTCGGGTTCACGAAAATTGTCAGCGAGATCGACGGGGTGGCAGGCTTCGCCAATCGTGAGATCGGTGACTTGGTCGGGCCGCTTGATTCGAAGGCGCTGACCACCGTTTCGACGGTGGATCCGATCAAGGTCAGCTTCCAAGTGAGTGAGCAAGAATACCTGGCGGCGAAGCGCAAGCGGGAGCAAGACGGCAAACCTGCCGTGGATGTGCCGGATGTTCCGGTTGGCCTTACCTTGGCCGATGGGCACCGGCATTCGCAGCCCGGGAAGATGTTCAGCATCAGCCGCGAGGTGAACAACCAGACGGGCACCTTTGAGATCACCGCTCATTTCCCCAATCCGGGGAATGTCCTGCGCCCCGGCCAGTTCGCCCGTGTCGATGCGATCCTCGGCACCATCGATGCCGTGCTCGTCCCGCAGCGGGCGGTGATGGAGGTTCAAGGCTCTTATCAGATTGCGGTGGTCACCGATGGCAAGGTGGAGATCCGGCCGGTGAAGGTCGGACAGCGCGAAGGCAGCGAATGGGTCATCGAGTCCGGCTTGAAGGCCGGCGAGACGGTCATCGTGGAAGGCGTCTCGAAAGTGCGCAGCGGCATGCCGGTGGTGGCCAGCCCATGGACGCCGCCAGCCACCGGAGACCAGCCCAAACCAGAAGGGAAATAAGCGCGCATGGCCTCCTTTTTCATCAATCGCCCGATCGTCGCGATGGTCATCTCCATCCTGATGACGATCATCGGGATCGTTACCTATTTCCGTCTGCCGGTTGCGCAGTTCCCGGACATCGTGCCGCCGGAAATCCAGGTGAAGACCACCTATACCGGTGCCGACGCCCTGACCGTGGAGCAATCGGTGGCCACGCCGATCGAGCAGCAGATGAGCGGGGTGGACAACATGAACTACATGCAGTCCGTCAACGGAAACGACGGCACGCTCAAGCTCACGGTCAATTTCGAGGTCGGTACTGACGTCAACCAGGACCAGATCCTCTCACAGATGCGCTCGAACCAGGCGTCCTCGCAGCTTCCGCAGGACGTCAACAAGTTCGGCGTGACGGTGCAGAAGTCGACGTCCTCGCCGCTGATCATGTTCGCGCTGTTCTCGCCGAAGGGGAGCTACGACAACGTCTTCCTGGCGAACTACGCCAACATCAACCTGAATGACGAGTTCACCCGAGTGAAGGGTATCGCGAGCGTGACCGTCTTTGGCGCGGGCCAGTATGCGATGCGGATCTGGGTGAAGCCAGACCAGCTCGCGAAGCTGGGCGTGACCATTCCGGAAATTCTCACTGCGGTGCAGACCCAGAACGCGGTGAATCCCGCGGGCACCATCGGTGGCGAACCGATCCCGAAGGGGCAGGAGTTCACCTATGCGGTGCGTGCGCAGGGGCGCCTCGAGACTCCTGAGCAATTCGGCGAGATCATCGTGCGGGCCAATACGGATGGCTCGATGCTGCGGGTGAAGGATGTAGCGCGCATCGAACTCGGCGCGCAGAACTACGCGATCAACGGACGCCTCAATGGCAAGCCTG
This window contains:
- a CDS encoding efflux RND transporter periplasmic adaptor subunit encodes the protein MDRPTSSRPGLLGSLLLLAAVMPLSSCKKDEAAASAAPPPAVLTAPATSRSVNIVRTWTGALDGSKNVDIRPRVSGYLLSRGYEEGKTVKKGDVLFTIDPRPLEAELQQVEADHLMAVAQQTKAEQDVARYRPLAEKNAISREDLEHAIQSQEAANAKVAAALAVIAQAKLNLGFTKIVSEIDGVAGFANREIGDLVGPLDSKALTTVSTVDPIKVSFQVSEQEYLAAKRKREQDGKPAVDVPDVPVGLTLADGHRHSQPGKMFSISREVNNQTGTFEITAHFPNPGNVLRPGQFARVDAILGTIDAVLVPQRAVMEVQGSYQIAVVTDGKVEIRPVKVGQREGSEWVIESGLKAGETVIVEGVSKVRSGMPVVASPWTPPATGDQPKPEGK